The Atribacter laminatus genome contains the following window.
TTTTCTCTTTAATTGATCTTCGAGATCTCTCAGGGTTGCAGCTTCTTCAAAATCCTGCTGTTTTACCGATGTTTCCTTTTTGACACGGGTTTCCTCAATCTCTTTTTCCAATTGCTTTAAATCATCCGGTAAAACTGTTGCTCGGAGACGAACCCGGCTGCTTGCCTCGTCCATTACGTCGATAGCCTTATCTGGAAGGTAACGATCGCTAATGTATCGTTGTGAAAGATGAACCGATGCTTTGAGAGCTTCGTCGACTATTTCAACCCGATGGTGTTCCTCATAACGTTCTTTGATTCCTCTCAAAATTTCAATACTACTTTTTACTGACGGCTCGTCGACGTACACCGGCTGGAAACGTCTTTCCAATGCCGAATCTTTTTCAATATATTTTCGATATTCGGTAATCGTTGTTGCCCCAATGGCTTGCAATTCCCCGCGGGCTAAAGCCGGTTTTAGTATGTTGGCAGCATCAATGGCTCCCTCCGCAGCACCAGCACCAACCAAGGTATGAACTTCATCAATAAACAGAATGATTTCCCTGGTTTGAACTATTTCAGAAATAATTTTCTTAAGCCTTTTTTCGAATTCACCTCGATATTTGGTTCCAGCGACAATTGCTGCTAGGTCAAGACTAACCACTCTTTTATTTTTTAGTATTTCATGAACTTCACCTTTAATAATTTTTTGACCTAATCCTTCAACAATAGCGGTTTTTCCAACCCCCGGTTCACCAATCAAAACCGGATTATTCTTCGTTCTTCGGCTCAAGATTTGAATAACTCTTTCTATTTCTCTCTCTCGACCAATAACTGGATCTAATTTTCCTTCTTTGGCAAGCTGAGTTAGGTCTCGGCTGAATTCATCCAAAATCGGTGTTTTACTCTCTCTTTTAGCTTGACTAGCCGGTGCAAAGGGATCTTGCTGTTGGGAATTTTCATTTAATATTTGATTCAATCTCATTCGGACGGTTTCAATATCAAGCCCGAGCCTCCTGAGGATCTGGGCACCTACTCCATCTCCTTCTCGAAAAACACCAAGCAGAATATGTTCGGTCCCGACATATTTATGCGATAAACGACGTGTCTCGTCTAAAGCTAGTTCCAATACTCTCTTGGCACGTGGTGTAAAAGCTACCTCAGTTGCGCCTTGATATTCAGTCCGGTCAACAAAATTTTCTAATTCATTTCGAACCGCTTCGACACTAATATCAAGACTTTCGAGAATTTTAGCCGCAATTCCTTCTCTTTCTCTTAATAAACCTAAAAGAAGATGTTCAGTCCCTATATAATTGTGCTTGAGGCGCACGGCTTCGTCTTGAGCCAATATAATTACCTTTCTGGCTCTTTCGGTATATCGCTCAAACATCGTAAAGTTCCTCCCCAGAGATAACTCTGAAAAAACGCAAAATATTCAAACATTCTTGTTTTAAACTGGTATCGTTTCCCCAGATTTTTTGCAATATCTGTCTTACTTCTAATAATTTTAAACCTTTACGCGGTGAAAATATTCCACATTGCCAGGCTAATGCCCAAACTGAAAGAAAATCAAAAATATCTTTTAACGAAAAATGACTACTACGATACAGTTGTCTTCCTTTTATCATAACCGTTTCTTCAAGTTCCCGACTTCGGGGTGGATTATTCTTTAAAGCTTCACGAACTTGTTTTTCCCACTTTGACAACGTACATCCGAACTTCTTTAAATCACTTATAATCTGCCACTCAGAAACCCCTAAAGAATGAATATTGGAAAAATGATAAATATGACCAATAACACCATCTTCTCCGCGGAAATTCTTAACCAGTAAATTTTTATCTGTCATCCATTGGATAAAACGGTTCTCACCGTAAAGCAAAGATAAAGCCGGAAGATGAATGGTTACTGATAGATCCATCCCTGTTCCGACTTTATTTACATGCGAAGTAAGAAACCCCCATTCTTCAGAAAAGGCATAATCAATGTTTTTTTCAATGATATTATCTAATTTATTGACATCTTGGTAAATTCGATTCAAATCTAAGCCTGTAGTAACTGAAAAAATTTGGAGATGATCCAGATAATTTATTAATATCCCCTTATAATTCGAATAAATCAAATACCGATTCGATGGATCTTCCAGTACCTCTCTGGGGATTAAGTTTTGATAATAAAACCTCTGAAGCACATTGTTTGGCACCGTATCAAGTTGCACCCATTGATATTTTTTGGGAGCAAAAAATTTTTGATAGAGATTTCTAATTCTTTGTTTGAGATCTTCAATCCAGATTGACGTTGCTCGGTTGGGAAATGGAATACCTTCTATATTACGAGATAAAGATATTCGAGAAATAACCTTTGACAATTCGCCTGGTTTTTGAGAAAAAAACTTGGGAAAGAATATTGTCATCTTAGATAGGACTCAAACTTCTTGAGTCTTCGGACTACACCACTAGCTTGTTCATAATTTTCTTCTTCAAGACATCTTTGATATATTTGCTTCATTTGATCGATATCTCTTTTTATTTTTTTTCTCCGAAATAACCGAACAGGGACTTTCCCACGATGAATGAGTTCTGGTTGCTTATCAATAATAAAATCCCGTATTAGTTCCTGAAAAGTACCATAACAATGAGCACACCCCAACAAACCACTTTCTAAAAAATCTTTTGCAGATGTGAGACAATAGCTGCAAGACAAACGAGATGTGTTCTTATCAGTTTCTTTTGGCAGGGAAAATTTCTTTAGGTGTAGTGGTTTTTGATTCTGGTTGGTTACCAAGCATGATACTGGAACCGTATTGGCACAAAATTCACACAAATAAAGTTTTTTTTCAATATTCTCTTCCTTATCTAAGACAAAAAAAACTATACTGGCAATCTTATCATTACACAGTTCACATTTCATAATCATACCCAACCTTTAAAACTTGAAGAAGCATTTCTCGAAGGATGTTGGACCGCAATATGTTCACATCCCGAACCGAAAGGAGTGAATCAAAGTTAAGTTTATTAAAAGTATCTATAATCGCCGCTTTCATCAAGGAACCTTCTCTTGAGGTAATAAATCCCTCTCTCTCTAACCATAATAATAAACTTTCTACTTCACTTTCTTTGATATCTTTTTCGGATATTTCAAGAAAATTAACTACTGGTTCCAACCGATCCATTTGTATTTGTTGTATTTTGACATACCCGCTTCCTCCCCTTCGGCTTTCGACAATAAAGCCCTTAAAAACATTAAAACGGGTCATCAATACATAATTGATTTGAGAAGGCGCACAATCAAACTCCTCAGCCACCCTGCCCCTTTGGATAGTAACAGTGTTGTTAGGTGATTTTTTAATGAGTCGAATTAAATATTTTTCAATAGAGTCGCAAAGGGAGTACACCTCTACCGACCTCCCATTTTCGGTCGTTCTGGCAATTCCAACCAGCAACAATACTGCCTCAAACTGCAATATTCTTTTTTGACCATTATTGACATTTACTATTATAGGAATAATCTTCCCGATTGTCAATCAACTTTCGGTCGGAGAATAGGAAAGAAAATAACTTCCCGAATCGAAGGCGAGTTGGTTAAAAGCATAACCAGTCGATCAATGCCAATTCCCATTCCACCAGTAGGTGGCATCCCATATTCAAGAGCTTCTATATAATCTTGATCAATAAGATGGGCTTCGACGTCACCCCTGTCTCTTTTTTGAACTTGATCTAAAAATCTCTTCTTTTGTTCGATAGGATCGTTCAGCTCGCTATAGGCATTTCCTAATTCTTCCTTACCAATAAAAAGCTCAAATCGTTCCGCAACCAAGGGATCATTTTTTTTCGCTTTGGCTAATGGTGATATTTCAACCGGATATTCTAAAACAAAAGTTGGATTAACCAGGTGCGGTTGAACAAAAATATCTAAAAATTCATTAACGTATTTTCCCCGATCCCAAGTTTGGTCACAGTTTAAGCCGGCTTTTTTCCCTCGTTGATATAGAGTTTCAACACTATCATTAAAAATATCTATTCCGCCTTCTTTTTGGATAACTTCTCGAAGGTTTAATCTTCGCCATGGAGGGGTAAAATCAATAGTCATATCTTGGAAATTTACTTCATAAGTCCCCAAAATTGAAAATACAATCGATGACAACATTTGTTCACATAAATTCATCATCGTCTCATAGTTTCCATAAGCCTGGTAGAGCTCTAACATGGTAAATTCCGGATTATGACGAACCGATATCCCCTCATTGCGAAAATTTCGGTTTATTTCATATACCTTTTCCATGCCACCCACAATAAGACGTTTGAGATAAAGTTCTGGAGCAATCCTGAGGTATAAATCTAAACCAAGAGCATTGTGAAAAGTTACAAAGGGACGAGCCAATGCCCCTCCAGGTATGAGTTGCATCATCGGAGTTTCAACTTCCAAAAAATCTCTTTCATCTAAATATTTTCGGAGCTCACTTAACACTTGGGAACGTATTTGAAACACTTCTCTGACATCAGGATTCATAATTAAATCGAGATAGCGCTTTCGATATCTCACTTCAACTTCTCTTAATCCGTGCCATTTCTCTGGAAGTGGATGTAAACATTTGCTAAGAAGACTAAAATTTTCAACAACAATAGTCAGCTCACCACTGTGGGTTTTAAGTAATTTTCCTTCTAATCCAATAACATCTCCCACATCCAAACTTTTAAATATCCCAAAAGAATCATCACCAACAGTATCTTTCTTAACGTAGATTTGGATCCTTCCCAAACGATCTTGTACATCAGCGAATATGGCTTTTCCGTGACGGCGAATAGCCATTATTCTACCGGCAATTCGCAAGAGAACATCTTGGTCCAGATATTTATCTGGATGAGATCGAATGCCTTGAATGGAATTTTTCTCGGGAAAGGGTACTCCGTAGGGATCAATACCTAAATCTCTTAATTCATGTAATTTTTTAGTTTGTTCTTCAACATTTATTTGGTCGAACTGCTCCTGCGCTTCTTCATTCATGATTAAACGGATTTACCTCCTTTTTCTTTATATCTATCACTCGATATTTTACCATTCCAGCAGGTACCTTTAATTCAATCTCATCTCCCTTGGTCTTTCCAATCAGAGCTTGAGCCAAAGGTGACTCAAAGGAAATCTTTTGGAGAGAAGGATTAGCTCCCACTGAGTCAACTATTGAGTACTCAATCTGTTTTCCACTGTTGAGATTTTCGAGCATCACTCGCACCCCTAAATGGATTTTTTCTGAATTTCCCCCAGTTTGTTCTTCGACGATTGTCGCTTTCATTAGCTTTTCTTCCAAAACCAAAATACGTCCTTCAATAAAGGCTTGCTCATTTTTAGCTTCTTCATATTCAGCATTTTCGCTTAAATCACCGAATGCTAAAGCTTGGTTAATCTTTTCTGCAACTTCTTTTCGCTTCACCGTTTTGAGATGCTTTAACTCTTTTTCCAAAATCTCATATCCCTCTTTAGTTAGCATAATCTTTTCGTCCAATTTTTTCTTCTCCATCAATTAAAACCTCCTGAAAAGCTTTTCCGCTATCGAAATACCATATAAAATGCTTACTGGGTTGTCAAGTTATCCCCAAGGAGATAATCTCGCTTTGGAAGGTTCATTGCTGCTGTTTTTTCTCGCGGAAGGATATCATTGTTATTGAAATATGAATTATACTTTTTTCTTAACTATGATTCAAGTCATTTTTTATTTTTCTACTGACAACATTGAAAAATGAATATTCTTAATGATCAATTCTTTTACCGATAATTTTCCCCCTATTTATAATTTTTGTTCGGCGAAGTCGAGGAATTTTTTACATAATGAATGGCAAGAGATGAAATATAACCGGTGAATAAACCGGTTAGAATAGCAAAGGGAAGTAGCAATAGTAAATACCAAAAAATATGAGTACTTTGTATATACAAATAAGCAACAATAATCTGGCCGATATTATGAAAAAGGGCTCCAAACATGCTGATGATGAGAACTGATTCGGTGGCCTTACTCGTCATTTTCATTCCCAACCAGGCAAATAATCCTCCACTCAATGAAAGAAAGAACCCAATATTGAGAAAGTTTCCGGAAATTAGTCCTCCTAAAAAAACCCTTAATAAAGCAACCAATAAAGCCTCGTTTTGGCCTAACAATACCAAAGCTATCAAGGTGACAATATTAGCAAAGCCTAATTTCGCTCCGGGAATAAATAAATTAGGAAGCGGGATCAAGCTTTCCAATCCATGCAAAACACTTCCCATTGCCACCAAAATGGCAACATATATTAATCGATTAATTCTGTTTGATTTAATAACCAACCGATTATTTTCCATTTTTTATCTCATATCCAAATATACTATAATTTTTTTATTTCCTGGTTTCTTTGGGAATGACAGCTGTCATATTTGGTTTAAAATATGAATGGACAAGTTCAATAAAGCTGTTATTTCAACTCCTTTATTAAAAAGAGCTTTTTAAATTTAAAGATATTATAAACCAATGGTGATGTTGAAATGGACAAAAAAAATAAAAGAAAAAACATTCTCATTACCGGTTTAACTTCACTCCTGACTGATATCAGCTCGGAAATGATCTACCCAATCATTGCTCTTTATTTAAAAGCCCTGGGAGGCAGCCCGGCTATTTTAGGAGTCATTGAAGGTGTTGCCGAGTCAACGGCGTCGATTCTCAAAGTGTTTTCCGGAGCTTTTGCTGACCGAATCGGCAAAAGAAAGCCTTTAGCAATTGCTGGCTACTCCTTTTCTGTTATAG
Protein-coding sequences here:
- a CDS encoding ATP-dependent Clp protease ATP-binding subunit, with amino-acid sequence MFERYTERARKVIILAQDEAVRLKHNYIGTEHLLLGLLREREGIAAKILESLDISVEAVRNELENFVDRTEYQGATEVAFTPRAKRVLELALDETRRLSHKYVGTEHILLGVFREGDGVGAQILRRLGLDIETVRMRLNQILNENSQQQDPFAPASQAKRESKTPILDEFSRDLTQLAKEGKLDPVIGREREIERVIQILSRRTKNNPVLIGEPGVGKTAIVEGLGQKIIKGEVHEILKNKRVVSLDLAAIVAGTKYRGEFEKRLKKIISEIVQTREIILFIDEVHTLVGAGAAEGAIDAANILKPALARGELQAIGATTITEYRKYIEKDSALERRFQPVYVDEPSVKSSIEILRGIKERYEEHHRVEIVDEALKASVHLSQRYISDRYLPDKAIDVMDEASSRVRLRATVLPDDLKQLEKEIEETRVKKETSVKQQDFEEAATLRDLEDQLKRKYRKNKDEWLQQIDTMRPLVTEEDIAAVVANWTGIPVSRLALEEKQRLVNMDEEIHKRLIGQDEAVKAVSRAIRRSRAGLKDPRRPIGSFIFLGPSGVGKTELGKALAEFLFGKEDSLITLDMSEYMEKHTISRLIGSPPGYVGYDEGGQLTEKVRRHPYSVILFDEIEKASPEIFNILLQILEEGRLTDAQGRPVDFKNTVIIMTSNLGARMISSNVSIGFGNTTDEGCTYEDIKHKVMEEVKRVFVPEFLNRIDELIVFKPLKQEEIEKIVDLMMKETIKRLAEQSITVELTPEARTKIAKEGYDPNFGARPLRRAIQRMVEDPISDLILKGTFKEGDRILIGLEEESLRFDKMLPLELSLKD
- a CDS encoding CtsR family transcriptional regulator, with product MTIGKIIPIIVNVNNGQKRILQFEAVLLLVGIARTTENGRSVEVYSLCDSIEKYLIRLIKKSPNNTVTIQRGRVAEEFDCAPSQINYVLMTRFNVFKGFIVESRRGGSGYVKIQQIQMDRLEPVVNFLEISEKDIKESEVESLLLWLEREGFITSREGSLMKAAIIDTFNKLNFDSLLSVRDVNILRSNILREMLLQVLKVGYDYEM
- the lysS gene encoding lysine--tRNA ligase; translation: MNEEAQEQFDQINVEEQTKKLHELRDLGIDPYGVPFPEKNSIQGIRSHPDKYLDQDVLLRIAGRIMAIRRHGKAIFADVQDRLGRIQIYVKKDTVGDDSFGIFKSLDVGDVIGLEGKLLKTHSGELTIVVENFSLLSKCLHPLPEKWHGLREVEVRYRKRYLDLIMNPDVREVFQIRSQVLSELRKYLDERDFLEVETPMMQLIPGGALARPFVTFHNALGLDLYLRIAPELYLKRLIVGGMEKVYEINRNFRNEGISVRHNPEFTMLELYQAYGNYETMMNLCEQMLSSIVFSILGTYEVNFQDMTIDFTPPWRRLNLREVIQKEGGIDIFNDSVETLYQRGKKAGLNCDQTWDRGKYVNEFLDIFVQPHLVNPTFVLEYPVEISPLAKAKKNDPLVAERFELFIGKEELGNAYSELNDPIEQKKRFLDQVQKRDRGDVEAHLIDQDYIEALEYGMPPTGGMGIGIDRLVMLLTNSPSIREVIFFPILRPKVD
- the greA gene encoding transcription elongation factor GreA; translated protein: MEKKKLDEKIMLTKEGYEILEKELKHLKTVKRKEVAEKINQALAFGDLSENAEYEEAKNEQAFIEGRILVLEEKLMKATIVEEQTGGNSEKIHLGVRVMLENLNSGKQIEYSIVDSVGANPSLQKISFESPLAQALIGKTKGDEIELKVPAGMVKYRVIDIKKKEVNPFNHE
- a CDS encoding Gx transporter family protein, whose product is MENNRLVIKSNRINRLIYVAILVAMGSVLHGLESLIPLPNLFIPGAKLGFANIVTLIALVLLGQNEALLVALLRVFLGGLISGNFLNIGFFLSLSGGLFAWLGMKMTSKATESVLIISMFGALFHNIGQIIVAYLYIQSTHIFWYLLLLLPFAILTGLFTGYISSLAIHYVKNSSTSPNKNYK